The genomic window GACCAGAAAGGACTCTAAAGGTTTCTGAGGAGCTAAGGAGGGACCCAGAACCTGGAGCACTGAAGTCACCACCTTGGCTCTCCCTGAGTTCTGATCAAAACCACCCTGCCAACCACAGATCAGGATCCATTTAGGAGCAGATTCATCAGCAAGAACAGCTGGAGCCCACCCAGTCACTTGGACTTCACAAACCAGAGTTTGCTTCAGTACAAGGCCTTGACCACCCCTGCTCTGGAGTCACTGCCCCACTCCTTAAAAGAAAAAGGTTCAGATAAAGAGGAGAAACTGTTTAAAGGAAAAGGCAAGACACTCTCTTCTCAGCCAAATGAGAGCAGCACCCAGAGGCAAGGTAAGGACTTGGGCTTTTTGTAAGGAGGATGGAGGGAAAGGTGGAGTTGGGCATACAGAGTCATGCATTGTTGGTTGGGTTTCTTTTTgtggacaaacaaaaaaaaatctgtggctATTCAGTTGATTCCATTTCATAGTTAACCTACATGTGTAAAGTAGTACTGTGGTGCataggctttcaaggctgtaacccttttggaagctgatcaccagccattgttttccaaggtgcctctgggtgggttcatactgccGCCTCTTTGGTTACCAGTTAGGCCCTTACCCACATGCTTTCCCCACAGGGGTCTCTCCATTGAACTCCAGAAAGAAGGATGAAAAGGGTCCTGATGCTGGAGATGAGACCCAGAGTACCCACCATGGGAAACACTCGAAGACGCATTCCAAGCGAAGGAAGCGGCCCAGAGTCTGGTCCCCAGGAGACCAGCCACCACCACTTCGGAGATGCCTGGTAACCTCCCTGCGGGCTCTGTCTGAGGCCATTTACCAGGATGTGGCCCAGGTTTGGGCCCAGCAGGCACAGGCCCCGCTGACCTGGGAGGAGCTCGAGGTGCTCGCCCAGCTCCGGGGGCAGCTGTACACAGCAACCCAAACCTTCTACACCATGGCCACCGAGGCGGCATATGTCTTCCCTGCTGAGGGTTGGCTCAACCCTGAACCACTGCCTGGCTCCAGGGACCCAGCCCAGGATTAGAAGCTGGGACCTCTACCTACAGGGACAGAATTCACTCTTTCCCAAGATGGGGATCTGCTGATGCTGCCAGTGGACGAACTAGGCTTGAACTGGGGTGCCCTCAACACTGTTCATCAGAAGATCCAGAGCTTGGAGTGAGAATAAAGACCTGGTACTTCTCAGAGTCTTCCAAAAATCTGGAATGGCAATTACAGGCTGGTTTAGTAAATTATGGAACCTGAGGTGGACATAGGAAAAGCCAAAACCACCTGGACTCTGTCCTCTTCATTAAGTGTCACCTGGAACAGGTGCCTGAAGACCCTCTTAGAGACCATCTGAGTAACTAATTACTGGCTTTTGGAGTCCAACTTGACATGCCTGTCCTTGTCCCCAAACACCACCCATTTAAGGTACCTGAGTTCGAGTGACGTCAACCTGAGTTCCTCCAAGATCTGCTAGAAAGAACCTCAGGCACCTTCCACTACCCAAGCTTTGATGGGTGTGAGATCACCAACTCCCAGCTCACCACCAACCTCCTTGCCCTGGGATACTGCTCCCACCCAGCACCTTCAACTTCAGTGGAAACCCAGTCTCCAGGGCTGTCTTGGAGGGCCTGTTGTGGCACACCCTCCGGCTGAGCAAGTTCAGACTCGGAATGTTTCCCGCCCCACTGGAATGTTTCCTGGGCATCCAAGAAATTATCTCGACCTGGGAAATCTTCGAGGGTTGCTGTCTGAGCTGAGGATGATACTGCAGGAATTAGGGCAGCCCGACTCAATCTTCTTCAGTGACAGCGCCTGGAACTATGGCATGATTTCTGTGAAATAGTCTCCCTTTTGTGATTTGTTAAAAttatactccattttgtgatgacTTGTAAATTCTTGTAATAGGAGCCCTCGTAGCACAGTAGataaagccctcggctgctaacccaaaaaggtcagcaatcaaaacccaccagtcactccacgggagaaagatcaggcagtctgttcccataaagatttacagttgtGGAAGCCTTATGTTTTTCAGGTTGATGAGTGAAATGACCATGTCATTGTCGTtcaattttcatttcctttatgtAAACCTAAGTCGAGGATTATTCAATGCTTACTGACCATATGGATTTATTTTGCAGTCAACTGCTGGCTACTATTCTTGGCCTAGTATgacattttcttaaattttatagATTTCAATTTATCCTCTTTTATTATAGAACATTAAATAGACAGATATTCTTATTGGTTTCACATAtcgttatattttattttatgtattcgATACCAATTTTCTATTTGCCTTTTACACTGGGAGCATGAATCTTTCATCGTATAGATACATATAGGATtgtaataaaggaaaaataaattaaaatattgagGTAATTTTTTGTCctttgccttttaattttcttataatGCAATTGTTCCTCAGTGATACAAATGATTTGAgcttacccagcagctccacaagccaagaaaaccctgtggagcagttctactccagtacatggggtcaccatgagtcagaattgacttcacagcagttGTAGTTTTTTCCTCTGTCCACCCTTTTCTCTATTCCCCACTGTTTTTTCCTtagttcctttcctttctctattCCTCTGTTCACACTATCTTTCCCTCTCTCTATGTATTCTTCAGTTTGTCTTCTTCCCTTCATTTCTCCTTTCTCCTTGGATTCCTCCCTTTATATTTTCTGCCAAACAATAAGTTTGTTGTGTTGTTggatgtcatcaagtcaatttcaactcataggaaatctgtgacagagtaaaagtgccccatagagtttccttgggtgggagccctggtggaatagtggttaacagctcagctgctaaccaaaaagtcagcagttcaaatccactgctccttggaaaccttttaggggatttctactctgtcttatagggtcgctatgagtagaaaaaaaaaattatttttttatgagtAGAAGGCCActagatggcacttaacaacaatctTTCTTGAAGGaaatctccagatctttctcctgtagagctgctgagtcagttcAAGTTGtcaaccttttctttagcagtGAACCACTTAAcattttgcaccaccagggctccttgccattTGCTGAATAATCTCTCTTTTGCCACagaattttttcccatttttatcaCAAATTCTCACACAGTTGAGTTTATCTCCAGACTTCCCAATCTGTTTCgttgatttattttcctttctcttctttagCTGGTGGATTTCGTTACTCTCACTACACTTTACTATCTGGCAGGTCTAATTACTCTCCCATTGCACTTTGTTTTAGAATCTTCCAGGCTAAATTTATAAGGTAATAT from Loxodonta africana isolate mLoxAfr1 chromosome 11, mLoxAfr1.hap2, whole genome shotgun sequence includes these protein-coding regions:
- the LOC135232663 gene encoding protein FRG2-like, which codes for MSGWRLLLILVAGGAEEPKICWPDRCNRLTGREGAGIRRQQGRPPLAVSSPKNRRAADQDPFRSRFISKNSWSPPSHLDFTNQSLLQYKALTTPALESLPHSLKEKGSDKEEKLFKGKGKTLSSQPNESSTQRQGVSPLNSRKKDEKGPDAGDETQSTHHGKHSKTHSKRRKRPRVWSPGDQPPPLRRCLVTSLRALSEAIYQDVAQVWAQQAQAPLTWEELEVLAQLRGQLYTATQTFYTMATEAAYVFPAEGWLNPEPLPGSRDPAQD